A window of Gallus gallus isolate bGalGal1 chromosome 3, bGalGal1.mat.broiler.GRCg7b, whole genome shotgun sequence genomic DNA:
TGAGACATCGAGTTAACAGAAGCATCAACTGATACCCCTCAAACTGACAGAAACATTGCAGAAAATACCTGAGTGTAACATGAGCTGTTTATCTGGTAGGAAACAGAGCTTTGAATGGGAGTTGTGATAagtgttggttttttatttaaagagttgtattaaaaacaattctCACCTCTCTAAAAGCTTTAGGCAGGTCATTCACCCAGTGTAAACTGAAATACCAGAAATGGACATTTTGTAATTGCGTAATGAAGTTTGGGGGAAGGCAAAAAGATTTATGTTATacataatatatacatacaggTGTTAAATTAACCAACAAGTCCTCAGCCTGCCAAAGTTCAGAAACACTTGCAGAGAAGCATGGTGATACTGAATGAAATAAGTTCATGTAAATAGCTAACAGgttgttgtgttggtttttttaaggACTTGGAAAGCTGCAAATCAATTAATTAGTCAAAATACAGGAAAGAGAGATGCGTCCATGTGTTTTCATAGATTGTtatggattggaagggacctccgagcccacccagccccacccccagccatgggcagggctgccccccaccagctcaggctgcccaggaaccatccaacctggcctcaattgcctccagggatggggcacccacagctctgggcagcagtgccagggcctcaccgccctctgagtgaagaatttcctcctaacatctaacctaccccTGCTGTTTAAGGCACTGCTTTTCTGACATCGgtgtgaaaaaatatataaatacgtatacatttatatatttaaatgaagtGTAAATAAGCAATCACCGCATACCTCAGGCTACTCACAACAAGATCAAACGTGTTTTCTTTGAAAGGCAGGCACTCCTCATCAGCGACCACGCTGACCGTAGGGATTTCGGACTCTGAGGTGCTTTTCTAAGGTCAGGTGAAGGATAAAAAGCACCATCAGAAACGTACCGTTCCTGCCTCACGACTCCGAAGCGCTTCAGCCCTCAGAAGGCTACTTACGAAAACATTCTCCGCAATATCGACCTGAACGAGTTTTTCGATGACTTCCTGAAACAAGAGGAGCACGCCTATCGACCGCCCGTAGGCTGACGGCGGGCTCGGCACGAAGCGCGAGGGTATCCCCTCAGCGCTCCGTCAGAGCGCCGCGCAGCAGCCGGCTCTTTCTTCCCTTCGGCTGCACGGAGCGGTGCGCGCGCACGCGCTGCGAAGCACGGCGGCTCCGTACCTGGTTCAGGTGCCGAGCGATGTAACCTCTCCCGGAGCCGAGGTCCAAAGCAAGAGGGAACGTCCTGCGGGACAAGCGCGGCAACGTCAGGCGCCGCGGGAACGCGCCGCGCCCGCCGCTCCGGGGGAACGCGCGTACCTGGGGATGTCCAGCACCCGGTCCGCCACGCCGCTGCCGACCTACGGGAGACCCACCCGTCAGCgctgcgccgcgccgcgccccgcctcGGCCGggccggccccgcgccgccccgcaccTCATCCCGCAGGTACTCGCACTCGGCCGGCCGCGGCCGCAGCGCCGCCCAGTTCTTCTGCTTCCGCTTCAGCCGCCGGTCGAAGGGGCTCCGCGCGCCCGGCGAGGCGCCGCTAGGAGGAGGGGGGGCgacggcggcggccgcgcggccCGGCTGTGCCCAGAgccggccgcagccccgcgggaCGGGCAGTCCGGGCCGCCACAGCGCTCGCGCCGCCGCCATGTTCGCCCCCGCCGCTACTCCGCCTCTCGGCGCACGCGCGCCGCTGCCCCGCAGCCGCAGTTCTGCCGCCGCGTGGAAGATGGTGATGGAAGTGATGTAGGGCCTTATCTAGCTAGCGGTAAAGGGGAGATTGAAACGGGCTCAGAGCATGGCGATGAGTTAGCTGAACTGTTTCTAGCGGAGACAGAAATTGGGCGTTCGTGAGGTGAGCTAGATGGAGGTGCCTCTCGTGGAGACGAGGTAAAACTGTTCCGTGTGTGAAAAGTTACCGTGGAATCACACCAAGACGTGAGCTCGTTGTAAGCCTTCATCGGCAGAACAGTTTGAGGAAGCATTTCTCGTAACGGGTTTTTGACCTTATTGATTACAGCATGCAAGTGGTAACGAAATTGGCCATGAGTCAAAGACTTCAGATGTTCTCTGATGTCTGCTCTAAGCAGAAGCTCACTTGTAGATAAACTctgtaagtgaaaaaaaaacaattgctCCGCACAGCACCGCCCAAACCCCGTGTGTGAGAGCGGCGTCCAAACGCTCCCCGAGCATCAGCGCCACGGCCgtgcccgccgccccccggggCAGGTCCTCACCCTGAcgcccagctgcccctccctcacacagctccatgccgtccccacagagcagagctccgcgctgccctccgctctctgtgtggagctgcagccgccacgaggcctcccctcagctcctctgctctgggctgagcagtTTGTTTCCCCTAtctctgtgcccacagctgttgTGTTTGAGATGAGCAAGtccttgcttgctgcagcctgggatctCACCGCCCTGCTGTCACTGTTGcactttccattgtgttacatTGTCTTTGAAGAGGGCTGTAGTAAAATAGGTTACGTTATGGTTCCCGTTAACCTGTCTCAAAGCATTCTAGTTTCTAACAGTCAGCCTGTTTAttcctttgtcttttcttgAAGTTAAGAGCATATTAAAGTTTGTGGA
This region includes:
- the NDUFAF5 gene encoding arginine-hydroxylase NDUFAF5, mitochondrial, producing the protein MAAARALWRPGLPVPRGCGRLWAQPGRAAAAVAPPPPSGASPGARSPFDRRLKRKQKNWAALRPRPAECEYLRDEVGSGVADRVLDIPRTFPLALDLGSGRGYIARHLNQEVIEKLVQVDIAENVFKSTSESEIPTVSVVADEECLPFKENTFDLVVSSLSLHWVNDLPKAFREIHQVLKPDGVFIGAMFGGDTLYELRCSLQLAELEREGGFSPHVSPFVAVSDLGHLLSRAGFNTLTVDTDEIQVNYPGLFEVMEDLQGMGESNCSWNRKPLLHRDTMLAAAAIYQEMYGNSDGSVPATFQIFYMIGWKFHESQAKPAQRGSATVSLGDLAKIDKLLHQK
- the NDUFAF5 gene encoding arginine-hydroxylase NDUFAF5, mitochondrial isoform X3, which translates into the protein MAAARALWRPGLPVPRGCGRLWAQPGRAAAAVAPPPPSGASPGARSPFDRRLKRKQKNWAALRPRPAECEYLRDEVGSGVADRVLDIPRTFPLALDLGSGRGYIARHLNQEVIEKLVQVDIAENVFKSTSESEIPTVSVVADEECLPFKENTFDLVVSSLSLHWVNDLPKAFREIHQVLKPDGVFIGAMFGGDTLYELRCSLQLAELEREGGFSPHVSPFVAVSDLGHLLSRAGFNTLTVDTDEIQVNYPGLFEVMEDLQEMYGNSDGSVPATFQIFYMIGWKFHESQAKPAQRGSATVSLGDLAKIDKLLHQK
- the NDUFAF5 gene encoding arginine-hydroxylase NDUFAF5, mitochondrial isoform X4; amino-acid sequence: MAAARALWRPGLPVPRGCGRLWAQPGRAAAAVAPPPPSGASPGARSPFDRRLKRKQKNWAALRPRPAECEYLRDEVGSGVADRVLDIPRTFPLALDLGSGRGYIARHLNQEVIEKLVQVDIAENVFKSTSESEIPTVSVVADEECLPFKENTFDLVVSSLSLHWVNDLPKAFREIHQVLKPDGVFIGAMFGGDTLYELRCSLQLAELEREGGFSPHVSPFVAVSDLGHLLSRAGFNTLTVDTDEIQVNYPGLFEVMEDLQAKTCF